In the Bradyrhizobium guangzhouense genome, one interval contains:
- a CDS encoding HlyD family secretion protein yields the protein MDAQTRERGPSAEQPQKVEAPKTSPDAKHETKEQRGKPEKTPTLRERAREHWLLATVGAIVLIAALVGGLLYWLAVRHYESTDDAFVAARSFSVASKVGGYVTDIPVTDNQHVNAGDVLAKIDERDYRIAVDQAQAQVEVSKANIANVAAQIDSQAEQIKQAQAQLEQAQAQLQFSQEEFNRAQDLVEKGAGTVQRQQQTRSDLQSQQANTERSKTAVAVAQVGIKTLQAQLEGAKAQLEQSQAQLDQARLNLQYTRVVAAQPGRVVKLSGAKGTFVTAGQSLMMFVPDDVWIVANYKETQLADMRPGQPVEIRIDAYPGRKLTGHVDSVQPGSGTAFSLLPAENATGNYVKVVQRVPVKIVVDNWPADLPVGPGMSVVPWTRVR from the coding sequence GTGGATGCTCAAACCCGGGAGCGTGGGCCGTCCGCGGAGCAGCCGCAGAAGGTGGAAGCTCCAAAGACGTCGCCCGATGCCAAGCACGAGACCAAGGAGCAACGCGGCAAGCCGGAGAAAACTCCGACGCTGCGCGAGCGGGCCCGTGAGCATTGGCTGCTCGCAACCGTCGGCGCCATTGTGTTGATCGCGGCTTTGGTCGGCGGGCTGCTGTATTGGCTCGCGGTCCGCCACTACGAATCCACCGACGATGCCTTCGTCGCCGCGCGCAGCTTCTCCGTGGCCTCGAAAGTCGGCGGCTACGTGACCGATATCCCTGTCACTGACAACCAGCATGTCAATGCCGGCGATGTCCTCGCCAAGATCGACGAGCGCGATTATCGCATCGCCGTCGATCAGGCTCAAGCGCAGGTCGAGGTCTCCAAGGCCAACATCGCCAATGTGGCGGCGCAGATCGATTCGCAAGCGGAGCAGATCAAGCAGGCCCAGGCGCAGCTCGAGCAGGCGCAGGCGCAGCTTCAGTTCTCGCAGGAGGAGTTCAACCGCGCACAGGATCTGGTCGAGAAGGGCGCCGGCACCGTGCAGCGTCAGCAGCAGACGCGCTCCGATCTGCAGTCGCAACAGGCCAACACCGAGCGCAGCAAGACCGCGGTCGCCGTTGCCCAGGTCGGTATCAAGACGCTGCAAGCGCAGCTGGAAGGCGCCAAGGCGCAACTCGAGCAGTCGCAGGCACAGCTCGACCAGGCCAGGCTGAACCTGCAATACACCCGCGTCGTCGCCGCGCAGCCCGGCCGGGTCGTCAAGCTCTCGGGCGCCAAGGGCACGTTCGTCACCGCAGGGCAGAGCCTGATGATGTTCGTCCCCGACGATGTCTGGATCGTCGCGAACTATAAGGAGACCCAACTCGCCGACATGCGGCCGGGTCAGCCGGTCGAGATCCGCATCGACGCCTATCCCGGGCGCAAGCTCACCGGCCATGTCGATTCCGTGCAGCCGGGCTCCGGCACTGCGTTCAGCCTGCTGCCGGCGGAGAATGCCACCGGCAATTACGTCAAGGTGGTGCAACGCGTTCCGGTGAAGATCGTGGTCGACAACTGGCCGGCGGATCTGCCTGTTGGTCCCGGCATGTCGGTCGTGCCCTGGACCAGGGTGCGATGA
- a CDS encoding PRC-barrel domain-containing protein, which yields MLNQGEMDRSEMGRLIGSDKVEGTSVYGADRNRIGSIERVMIDKVSGRVSYAVLGFGGFLGLGNDHYPLPWQSLKYDTELGGYVTGITAGALEGAPKYGERADWNWGDDAAMRGINAYYGVPFA from the coding sequence ATGTTGAATCAAGGCGAGATGGACCGCAGCGAGATGGGCCGGTTGATCGGCAGCGACAAGGTCGAGGGAACATCGGTCTACGGTGCCGATCGCAACCGGATCGGTTCGATCGAACGTGTGATGATCGACAAGGTCAGCGGCAGGGTGTCCTATGCCGTGCTCGGCTTCGGCGGTTTTTTGGGGCTCGGCAACGATCATTATCCGTTGCCCTGGCAATCGCTGAAATACGACACCGAGCTGGGTGGTTATGTCACCGGGATCACCGCCGGGGCGCTCGAAGGCGCGCCGAAATATGGCGAGCGCGCGGACTGGAACTGGGGTGATGACGCCGCAATGCGCGGCATCAATGCCTATTACGGCGTTCCGTTCGCTTAA
- a CDS encoding DUF4142 domain-containing protein, whose translation MKRTVVALACVLLAGPALAQSLGEKTGVNSALGVAPATADFVKEVAVSDMFEIESSKLAEQKGNAQEKGFAQQMVTDHTKTSSELKGLVGNGKVQATLPTALDSSHQSKLDKLKNASGKDFSSDYNSYQVSAHEDAISLFDRYAKGGDNAALKDWAGKTLPALRHHLDMAKELGTAPSVGQSK comes from the coding sequence ATGAAACGTACCGTCGTCGCCCTTGCCTGCGTGCTTCTCGCAGGCCCAGCTCTCGCGCAGTCGCTTGGCGAGAAGACCGGCGTCAATTCGGCGCTCGGCGTCGCGCCCGCGACCGCCGATTTCGTCAAGGAGGTCGCCGTCAGCGACATGTTCGAAATCGAATCCAGCAAGCTCGCCGAGCAAAAGGGCAACGCGCAGGAGAAGGGCTTTGCGCAGCAGATGGTCACCGACCACACCAAGACCAGCAGCGAGCTGAAGGGCCTGGTCGGCAACGGCAAGGTCCAGGCGACCCTGCCGACAGCCCTGGATAGCTCCCATCAGAGCAAGCTCGACAAGCTCAAGAACGCAAGCGGCAAGGATTTCAGCTCGGACTATAACTCGTATCAGGTCAGCGCTCATGAGGATGCGATCTCGCTGTTCGACCGCTATGCGAAGGGCGGCGACAATGCCGCGCTGAAGGACTGGGCCGGCAAGACGCTGCCGGCGCTCAGGCATCATCTCGACATGGCCAAGGAGCTTGGCACGGCGCCGAGCGTCGGACAGTCGAAATAA
- a CDS encoding SDR family oxidoreductase produces the protein MAEQDLIDPVTRYPKPPFKKQSQPWPGLAGKMEPRPDHGESSYKGSGRLKGRKALITGGDSGMGRAAAIAYAREGADVAINYLPAEEPDAQEVIALIRKEGRTALAIPGDLKDEAFCKDLVEQAAQGLGGLDIIVNNAARQQTRASILDVSSEDFDATMKTNLYAPFWIIKAALPHLKPGSCLIGTTSEQAYDPSPDLYDYAQTKAATMNYVKSLAKQLASKGIRVNGVAPGPIWTPLQVSGGATMEKLEKFGGMTPLGRPGQPAELASIYVQLAAADASYATGQVYGSAGGSGQP, from the coding sequence ATGGCCGAACAGGACCTGATCGATCCCGTCACCCGCTATCCGAAGCCGCCGTTCAAGAAGCAATCGCAGCCCTGGCCCGGTCTCGCCGGCAAGATGGAGCCCCGGCCGGATCACGGCGAGAGCAGCTACAAGGGCTCTGGCCGCCTTAAAGGCCGCAAGGCGCTGATCACCGGCGGCGATTCCGGCATGGGCCGGGCCGCCGCGATCGCCTATGCGCGCGAAGGCGCCGACGTCGCCATCAACTATCTGCCGGCGGAGGAGCCGGACGCGCAGGAGGTGATCGCATTGATCAGGAAGGAAGGCCGGACCGCCCTTGCGATTCCCGGCGACCTCAAGGACGAGGCGTTCTGCAAGGACCTGGTCGAACAGGCGGCGCAGGGTCTCGGCGGTCTCGACATCATCGTCAACAACGCGGCGCGCCAGCAGACGCGTGCTTCCATCCTCGACGTCTCGTCGGAGGATTTCGATGCGACCATGAAGACCAACCTCTACGCGCCATTCTGGATCATCAAGGCGGCACTGCCGCATCTCAAGCCCGGCTCCTGTCTCATCGGCACGACATCCGAGCAGGCTTACGATCCCTCGCCTGACCTCTACGACTACGCACAGACCAAGGCGGCGACGATGAACTACGTGAAGTCGCTGGCAAAGCAGCTTGCCTCGAAGGGCATTCGCGTCAACGGTGTTGCACCGGGACCGATCTGGACCCCGCTCCAGGTCTCCGGCGGCGCGACGATGGAAAAGCTCGAAAAGTTCGGCGGCATGACGCCGCTCGGTCGCCCTGGCCAACCGGCCGAACTGGCCTCGATCTACGTGCAGCTTGCCGCGGCCGATGCGAGTTACGCGACCGGCCAGGTCTATGGCTCCGCGGGTGGATCGGGCCAACCGTAA
- a CDS encoding phosphatase PAP2 family protein, producing MAPVTVRPTRIDIAIANEIAEHTNPELEETAEALTWGADEHVLLAVAAAGWLYARMRPAEERRAANHILAVSLVTAMLPHVLKSAFDQVRPDRLTVRGHRRGVPFSGRARDAFPSGHAMHMGALASAAGLLPPARRRLVRGIAVGLSLTRIALLAHWASDVVAGFTLGIVIERMLRPWTLAKRSTEPGKRQARS from the coding sequence ATGGCGCCCGTCACAGTCAGACCCACGCGGATCGATATCGCGATCGCGAATGAGATCGCCGAACATACCAACCCGGAGCTCGAGGAAACTGCCGAAGCGTTGACCTGGGGCGCGGACGAGCACGTGCTGCTCGCCGTCGCCGCTGCGGGGTGGCTGTACGCCAGAATGCGACCTGCCGAAGAGCGTCGTGCGGCCAACCATATCCTCGCGGTGTCGCTGGTGACGGCGATGCTCCCGCACGTCCTGAAATCCGCATTCGATCAGGTCAGGCCTGACAGGCTGACGGTGCGAGGCCATCGCCGCGGCGTCCCGTTCTCGGGACGCGCGCGCGATGCTTTCCCGTCAGGCCATGCCATGCATATGGGCGCGCTGGCGTCCGCGGCGGGCCTGCTTCCACCTGCTCGACGACGTCTCGTGCGCGGCATTGCCGTGGGACTTTCCCTGACGCGCATCGCTCTGCTCGCGCATTGGGCCAGCGATGTGGTCGCGGGCTTTACGCTGGGCATCGTCATCGAGCGGATGCTGCGACCGTGGACGCTGGCAAAGCGGAGCACCGAGCCTGGAAAGAGGCAAGCACGATCATGA